TTGTTGTAAGTCCTTGCCTTTGATTGAGAGGAAATATTCAAGACGGCTACTCTCGTCACAGCGAACTGCTTTTGAGATGATCCCTTCACCTTCTAATTCTTTCAAGCGCTCGACTAATACGCGATCGCTTAGTTCAGGGATTTTTTGTCTTAACTCACCAAATCGTTGAGGACCGTTTTCCAACAAGACATCAATAATCAAACCATTCCATTTCTTCCCTAAAATCGCAAAAGCTTTTTCAAACTTAGGACATAATGAAAATTCGGTTGTTTTTACTTGCTCCATTTTCCTCACCTCGTGAACTGAGTATAGCACACAACTTACAATTTGTAAGTAGATTTGCTTTTGTTTTACTTCATTTTTTCAATGATCTGTTCTTCATCCATATCGATAATGATACCAGCAGATAATAAGACTAGAAAAACACTATTTACCTCTTTGCTCGTAGCTTGAGCAAGTGCTTTTCGATATAAATTTAACTGACCACGGTACCGCTGAATGACTTTCTTGATCTCTTGGACGTTTTCGATATCTTGGACAAAATCTGTTTTATAGTCGTAAAGAATGCAATTGTTGTCTTGTTCAAGATAACCATCAATCATTCCATGGATCAATAAATCATCTTGTGTTTCTCTGGGATAATCTTTGATCAATTCTTCTGCTCTCAACAACATTGAAAATGGTTGTTCTCGCACAACTTTAGTTGGATTTTCTAACAGTTGTTGGCCCAAGTGTGTCTGATAAAAAGAGAGTACCTGATCAATCTTGATTTGTTTTGCTACATTTTCTTGAATAATTTTCGTTTGGACTAATTCTTCGATCAATTGGGTAATACTATCTTTGGTTGGTTCTTCGTTTAAATCCAGCAATTGTAATAAATAATGAGTTGCTGAACCAACCTCCACTGCTGATGGTTTTCGGATCGTTTCAATAAATCTAGGTTTCCCCAACTCGCCTTCACTCATTCGGTGAACGATCATTGGAGTTGGCTGAAGTGTATTTTTTTCATCTACTTCGATTTTAGCGATTTCTTTATTATCCGGGTCTTCAAATACACGTTTGATTTCTGATACTGATTGGTAATTAGTCGTTTTGGTTGAGAGCTGGTAGGGGTAATCATAGTTTAAACGGTATAACCCTTGCTCTACTAATTTAGGATCACTACTTTTAGAATTTTCGGCTTTACTCAAACCTGTATCGATAAATTGAAAGGCAGCAAATTGTTCTTGGATGGCTTGTTCAGTCATGAATGAAACCGAGAATCCCGCTGGATGTTGTGTGATTCCCACAATTTTTTCAGTTGTAAACGCCGATTGGAATTCAGCCATTTTCTGATGACGAACCAAACTCATTCCCACCCAGTTCATCAAACTACTCTTTCCTTGTAACCGATTTTCGCTTGGTAATACTTTAGTTTGAA
The DNA window shown above is from Enterococcus sp. 12C11_DIV0727 and carries:
- a CDS encoding winged helix-turn-helix transcriptional regulator, with the protein product MEQVKTTEFSLCPKFEKAFAILGKKWNGLIIDVLLENGPQRFGELRQKIPELSDRVLVERLKELEGEGIISKAVRCDESSRLEYFLSIKGKDLQQAMEQIQHWAEKWVTAEECS